From the Sphingobium yanoikuyae genome, the window CAGGCCGGCGTCGATGACCGGGGCGAAGCGCATGTCGTCGACGATCCGCTCGCCGCTGCCATCGCGGCCCGCCTTGCCGACGCCCCTTCCACCGAGGCTCGGGTCGACGCGATCCTCGCCTTCGACGCCGTGGTGCCCGCCGACCTTGCCGGCAACGCCGCCTTCCGCGCCGCGCTGATCCGCTGGCTCGCCATCCTCGAAGCCGACGGCGCCCGCGCCGCGCTCGCCCAGCTCTGACGGAGCCCCTGATGAAGACCCTGCGCACCATCCTGCTCGCCTCCTGCCTGCTCAGCCCCGCCGCCCTGCTGGCAGCGCCGCGCGACAGCGTCTCGATCAGTCGCGACTGGCGCTTCACCAAGGGCGATCCTGCCGGCCTGACCGAGGATCTGCGCTATGATGTACGCCCGCCCATTGAGGATGCCGGCGACGGCAAGGTGGCCGATGCCCGCCCCGACGCGGCGGTGCGGGTGGACGATAGCGGCGCGCGCGTGCTCAAGCCCTGGATATTGCCCAGCGCCAATCCCTTCATCGCCGATCCCGCCAAGCATCACACCCGGCCCGCCGGCAATCCGGGCGGCACCGTCTCCTATGTCCAGCCCGGCTTCGACGACAGCGGCTGGACCCATGTCGACCTGCCGCACGACTGGGCGATCGCCGGCCCCTTCATCAAGGACGGCCCCTATGGCGGCATGGGCCGCCTGCCCAGCTGGAGCATTGGCTGGTATCGCAAGGCGCTGACCATCCCCGCCAGCGACAAGGGCAAGTCGATCTTCCTCGATGTCGAAGGGGCGATGTCCTACGCCACCGTCTGGCTCAATGGAAAGCTCGTCGGCGGCTGGCCCTATGGCTATAACAGCTTCCGCCTCGACCTTACCCCCTATGCGGTGCCGGGCGGCCAGAACCAGCTCGTGATCCGCCTCGACAATCCGCAGGCTTCGGCGCGCTGGTATCCGGGCGGCGGCCTCTATCGCGACATCTATCTCACCACCACCAACAAGGTCCATGTCGGCCAGTGGGGCAGCATCGTCCGCACACCGCAGGTCAGCAAGGCGCAGGCCAGCGTGGACCTCAGCCTCACTCTCGACAATGACGGCGACACCCCGGCGCAGGTCGAGGTCGCGACCGCCCTCTATGCGATCGATGCCAGCGGCAAGCGCATCGGCCGCCCCGTCGCCAGCATCGCCCGCCAGTCCACCAGCATCGCCCCCCATGGCAAGGCGGAGCTGAAGGGCAGCACGATCCTCAGCAACCCGCGCCTCTGGGGCCCGCCGCCCACGCAAGCGCCCAACCGCTATGTCGCCGTCTCGACCGTGACCCAAGGCGGCAAGCTGATCGACAGCTACGAAACCCGCTTCGGCGTGCGCGACATCAAGTTCGATCCCGACAAGGGCGTGATCGTCAATGGCGAGCAGATCCCGCTGCGCGGCGTCAACAATCATCATGATCTCGGCGCGATCGGCGCCGCCTTCAACGCCCGCGCGGCCGAGCGCCAGCTCGAAATATTGCGCGAGATGGGCACCAACGCCGTGCGCATGAGCCACAACCCGCCCGCGCCCGAACTGCTCGAACTCACCGACCGCATGGGCTTCCTGGTGATGGACGAGGTGTTCGACAGCTGGGAAAAGAAGAAGACCCCGCACGATTTCCACCTGATCTTTCCGGATTGGCATGAGGCCGACGCGCGCGCCATGCTGCGCCGCGACCGCAACCATCCCTCGATCATCATCTGGAGCATCGGTAATGAGGTCGGCGAACAATATGATGGCGAGGCGGGGGCGAAGATCGGCCGCGAACTGGTCGCCATCGCCCATCAGGAAGACCCGACCCGCCCCGCCACCAGCGCGATGAACTATGCCAAGGCGGACATGCTGCTGCCCACCACCGTGGACGTCATCAGCCTCAATTATCAGGGCGCCGGCATTCGCGGCATCGTCGGCCAATATCCTGCCTTCCGCGCGAAATTCCCGGACAAGCTTATCCTGTCCACCGAAAGCGCATCGGCCCTGTCCAGCCGCGGCGAATATATGTTCCCGGTCTCCGGCTCCATCAGCGGCCCGGTCCGCCCCTGGTCGGGCGGTAATCCCGACACGCATCAGGTATCCGCCTATGAGATGCACGCCGCCGATTTCGGCTCCTCGCCCGACCGGGTCTGGGCCGCCGATGACCAGAATCCCTATGTCGCGGGCGAGTTCGTCTGGACCGGCTTCGATTATCTCGGCGAACCGACCCCCTATTACACGTCGCGCAGTTCCTATTCCGGCATCCTCGATCTCGCCGGATTCCCCAAGGACCGCTTCTGGCTCTACCAGGCACGCTGGCGGCCGGACCTCCAATTCGCGCATATCCTGCCGCACTGGACCTGGCCTGATCGCGTCG encodes:
- the galB gene encoding beta-galactosidase GalB encodes the protein MKTLRTILLASCLLSPAALLAAPRDSVSISRDWRFTKGDPAGLTEDLRYDVRPPIEDAGDGKVADARPDAAVRVDDSGARVLKPWILPSANPFIADPAKHHTRPAGNPGGTVSYVQPGFDDSGWTHVDLPHDWAIAGPFIKDGPYGGMGRLPSWSIGWYRKALTIPASDKGKSIFLDVEGAMSYATVWLNGKLVGGWPYGYNSFRLDLTPYAVPGGQNQLVIRLDNPQASARWYPGGGLYRDIYLTTTNKVHVGQWGSIVRTPQVSKAQASVDLSLTLDNDGDTPAQVEVATALYAIDASGKRIGRPVASIARQSTSIAPHGKAELKGSTILSNPRLWGPPPTQAPNRYVAVSTVTQGGKLIDSYETRFGVRDIKFDPDKGVIVNGEQIPLRGVNNHHDLGAIGAAFNARAAERQLEILREMGTNAVRMSHNPPAPELLELTDRMGFLVMDEVFDSWEKKKTPHDFHLIFPDWHEADARAMLRRDRNHPSIIIWSIGNEVGEQYDGEAGAKIGRELVAIAHQEDPTRPATSAMNYAKADMLLPTTVDVISLNYQGAGIRGIVGQYPAFRAKFPDKLILSTESASALSSRGEYMFPVSGSISGPVRPWSGGNPDTHQVSAYEMHAADFGSSPDRVWAADDQNPYVAGEFVWTGFDYLGEPTPYYTSRSSYSGILDLAGFPKDRFWLYQARWRPDLQFAHILPHWTWPDRVGQITPVHVFSSADEAELFVNGKSQGKVKKRDYEYRFRWDYVVYEPGEVKVVTWKKGQPWATETIRTVGEAAKLSLTADRSAIADDGRDLSFVTLKVLDKDGNVVPAAKQDIRFSIEGPGEIIATDNGDPTDLTAFPSHDRKAFNGLALVIVKAKPGEKGRVTVRASAPGLTAAQAIISTNATVR